Proteins from one Pseudoalteromonas undina genomic window:
- a CDS encoding HIT domain-containing protein yields MRETSFTLAPELTRDCIELADWPLCKVLLLNDSQYPWFILVPRIAGLKEIIDLTEQQQITYLQESAKLSHLLIEVFNPDKLNVAALGNMVPQLHIHHIARFKTDIAWPAPVWGKFPSVPYTNEQIEQLKTHF; encoded by the coding sequence ATGCGCGAAACATCATTTACCTTAGCCCCAGAGCTGACAAGAGATTGTATTGAACTGGCCGATTGGCCTCTTTGTAAGGTATTACTACTAAATGACAGCCAATACCCATGGTTTATATTAGTTCCTAGAATAGCGGGTTTAAAAGAGATAATAGATTTAACCGAGCAGCAACAAATTACTTATTTACAGGAGTCGGCTAAGCTCAGTCATTTATTAATTGAGGTGTTTAATCCTGATAAGTTAAATGTGGCCGCGCTTGGCAATATGGTACCGCAATTACATATTCATCATATAGCGCGTTTTAAAACAGATATTGCATGGCCTGCGCCGGTATGGGGCAAGTTCCCAAGTGTCCCTTATACTAATGAGCAGATAGAGCAATTAAAAACGCATTTTTAA
- a CDS encoding S9 family peptidase: protein MLKKLKHLSLAIPLMAGALSVQAKPLTLERIFDDPSLAGKSPVQLKFSPDGSRVTYLQGKADDYNRYDLWEYNLKDNTNRLLVDSAQLFSGPENLSDEEKARRERQRIFGKGILEYKWSKDGKALLFPLNGDLYYFDLKTKNSKKLTNTEAFETDARFSPKGNFVSFVREQNLFALELASGKEIQLSKDGGGVIKNGMAEFVAQEEMSRMTGYWWANDESKIAFTRVDESPVQEAIRNEIYADEVKLFNQRYPFTGTNNVDIQLGVVKLNDQMVDWIDLGENKDIYIARAKWLNDSNTLSYQWQKRSQHNLELRFYNSKTKQQTVALTEKSDTWINLHFDLEFLKDKKHFVWASERDGFKHLYLYANNGQLIRQITTGDWVVDSLKGVDEKNGIVYFAARKDTALESHLYSAPLFKKGAIKRITEKGQYHNVVLAKDNKTFIDTSSSVNKPNSAALRKINGEFITWLEENKLDDSHPLTPFLTDLAQPEYGTITAEDGQVMHYRLFKPTNMAKGKKHPVIVNVYGGPHAQRVTNSWRSKNLYFQYMAQQGYVIFQLDNRGSYNRGKKFEDAIYKNLGVVEVADQIKGVEFLRTLDYVDPARIGIYGHSYGGYMALMTMFKAGDYFSAGVSGAPVTDWALYDTHYTERYLGHPDTNAQGYTDSAVFPYAEGLEGPLMIYHGMADDNVLFTHATKLFKQLQDNNQQFEMMTYPGSKHSLRGKQVQTHLHQTITNFFNRNFNTN from the coding sequence GTGTTAAAAAAACTAAAACACCTCTCACTGGCAATCCCCCTGATGGCGGGCGCATTAAGCGTTCAAGCAAAGCCGTTAACGCTTGAGCGTATATTTGATGATCCAAGCCTAGCTGGCAAATCTCCGGTACAACTTAAGTTTTCTCCCGATGGTAGCCGTGTTACCTACTTACAAGGTAAAGCAGATGACTATAACCGCTATGATTTATGGGAATATAATTTAAAAGATAACACCAATCGATTGCTCGTTGATTCAGCGCAATTATTTTCAGGCCCAGAAAACCTGTCAGATGAAGAAAAAGCACGCCGTGAACGCCAGCGTATTTTTGGTAAAGGTATTCTTGAATACAAATGGTCAAAAGATGGTAAAGCGTTATTATTCCCTCTTAATGGCGACCTTTATTACTTCGACTTAAAAACAAAAAATAGTAAAAAGCTGACTAACACTGAAGCATTTGAAACCGATGCGCGCTTTTCTCCAAAAGGTAATTTTGTGTCGTTTGTTCGTGAGCAAAACCTCTTCGCATTAGAACTGGCATCTGGTAAAGAAATTCAATTAAGTAAAGATGGCGGTGGCGTTATTAAAAACGGTATGGCCGAATTTGTGGCGCAAGAAGAAATGAGCCGCATGACCGGTTATTGGTGGGCAAATGATGAATCTAAAATCGCCTTTACTCGCGTTGATGAAAGCCCTGTTCAAGAAGCGATTCGTAACGAAATTTATGCTGATGAAGTAAAGCTATTTAATCAGCGCTACCCATTTACTGGCACTAACAATGTTGACATTCAACTTGGCGTTGTAAAGCTTAATGACCAAATGGTTGACTGGATTGACTTAGGTGAAAATAAAGATATTTATATCGCTCGTGCTAAATGGTTAAACGATAGCAACACCCTGTCTTACCAGTGGCAAAAGCGTTCTCAGCACAATTTAGAATTACGCTTTTACAACAGTAAAACGAAACAGCAAACCGTCGCATTAACTGAAAAAAGCGATACTTGGATAAACCTACATTTTGATCTTGAGTTTTTAAAAGATAAAAAACATTTTGTGTGGGCCTCGGAGCGAGATGGATTTAAGCACCTTTATTTGTATGCTAATAATGGCCAACTTATTCGTCAAATAACTACTGGTGACTGGGTTGTTGATAGCTTAAAAGGCGTAGATGAAAAAAATGGTATAGTTTACTTTGCAGCGCGTAAAGATACTGCGCTTGAAAGCCACTTATACAGTGCACCTTTATTTAAAAAAGGAGCAATTAAGCGTATTACTGAAAAAGGCCAATACCACAATGTTGTATTGGCAAAAGATAACAAAACCTTCATTGACACTAGTTCATCGGTGAATAAGCCAAATTCAGCAGCGCTGCGCAAAATCAATGGAGAGTTTATTACGTGGCTTGAAGAGAATAAACTAGACGACTCTCACCCACTAACTCCCTTTTTAACCGATTTAGCACAGCCTGAGTACGGTACTATTACCGCTGAAGACGGCCAAGTTATGCATTACCGTTTATTTAAACCTACAAACATGGCTAAGGGTAAAAAGCATCCAGTTATTGTTAACGTGTATGGCGGCCCTCATGCTCAGCGAGTAACTAATAGCTGGCGTAGTAAAAACTTATACTTTCAATATATGGCGCAACAAGGTTATGTTATTTTTCAACTAGATAACCGCGGCTCTTATAATCGTGGTAAAAAGTTTGAAGATGCAATATATAAAAATTTAGGTGTTGTTGAAGTAGCTGATCAGATTAAAGGCGTTGAGTTTTTACGTACACTTGATTACGTAGACCCTGCACGCATTGGTATTTATGGTCACAGCTACGGTGGTTATATGGCGCTAATGACCATGTTTAAAGCAGGCGATTACTTTAGTGCTGGTGTTTCAGGCGCACCTGTAACTGACTGGGCCTTATACGATACTCACTACACCGAGCGTTACTTGGGTCACCCTGATACAAATGCGCAAGGTTATACCGACAGTGCTGTTTTCCCATATGCTGAAGGCCTTGAAGGCCCATTAATGATTTACCATGGTATGGCCGATGACAACGTGTTGTTTACCCATGCAACAAAATTGTTTAAACAGCTGCAAGATAACAATCAACAGTTTGAAATGATGACTTACCCAGGCTCAAAACATAGTCTTCGCGGTAAACAAGTTCAAACTCATTTACATCAAACTATTACTAACTTCTTTAACCGTAATTTTAATACAAATTAA